Part of the Motacilla alba alba isolate MOTALB_02 chromosome Z, Motacilla_alba_V1.0_pri, whole genome shotgun sequence genome, CCAAGGAAGGGTCCTGAATTTACCTCTTTACTTGTCCAgagaggtggcagcagccacGTGGATTTGATTTGACACTGGCCTCACTCTCTGGAATATAAATCCACGCCTCAGACCCACACAGCAATGAAGTacagaaacaacagaaataacagaaatacaGACCCTGGGTGGCTTGCTGGCCCATTACAAACCTTGACAGGCCATTAGGCACAGGTTAATGGTGCGCCTATCCCACCGGGCTCCGCAGGTGTGAGACTCTGTCCTAAATtcctctcatctgcctcatgatTCTCAGACCACTGAACATCCTGCTTGatatcctggtttggtgggagcTTGCCAGGGCCCCAGGACTGGAACTGGAGTTCTTGTTCACAGGTGTGCTTGCCCACCCCATGGAACACTGAACCCAGTGACAGGAGAGGGGGCCTTTGCCTTTCTTTGCCAGCATCGCTCCGCAACAATGGCCCTGGAATCTCCCCACCTCCTGAactggctggactcttttctggaaTGATCTTTTGGTGGTCCCCATGGAAAACCCTTCACCTGTTTTACAACCACCGtgacagatggactgagatgggagaagcctttTCTCCAAGGACTGAGACATGAGACCCCAATATAGAAAAACTCCCTTTCCTCCCAAAGACTGAGACTGAAACCTCTAACCCAGGGGGGcaagctgctgcaggtgtgaTCACTGGACCAAAAAGACAATGGCTCTTGCCCACTGCTGATTGTATCTGTCTCCTCCCCTTCAGAATTTCCAATAGAGTTGTCATAATAAAAACCCCCAGGTTAGCTTGAGATTTCGAGATCTCCCCAATGTGAAagcgactcctcgactggacctCGACTAGACCTCGAAGAACTTTGTCACCTCTACATATAACCTCCCTTTCTCTcaacccttttctttccataggctttccctctcttttccccaatcccctccaacgcattttgctgtgatcatTCCATAAAGTACACTGGTTCTGATTGTTATTGCAAACCCCTCGCCGTGTTGGTGTTTCATACCCTGAGATCAAGTAACGAACCATCACGAGTCCCGTTCATAAGGACGGATCGTGACAGCAGGGAAGCCTGCGCCCGTGGGTAAAGCGGAGATTAACCTAAAACTGAGCCTATGCAGGCGCTGCTGGCGCCGGAGCGCGACTTACGTcgatgagctgctgctgctcccgctCGGTCATGCTGGTCAGGCTGTAGTACTTGCCGGACAGGTCGCCCCGCAGGCCGGAGAGCGCGGTGACCACGACGTTCTCCACCTCCCTGCGCTCGGCGCGGGTGCAGGCGGGCGGCAGGCTCAGCCCGCGGATGCTGCGCCCGGTGCGCACCCGCGACGACAGCACGTAGCGCTCATCGAACTGCCCGTGGGTGATctgcaggggaaagaaaatgacCCGGCGGGGTTGGCTTTGGCTTGTGAAAAATGCCagtcacttgtttttaaaattttgaaattttaatggTAATAAAATGGTTGTAAAAACAGCAGTTCTGAAAAAATGCGTGGTTTATGGTCGGCTTTTCGCAAGTATTAGGATGAGTGTTGTATGTGTTttgttagaaagttatgctgtgttaattttctcaaatatggttttaggttataacataatgttgAAATAGAAGCTATGtatgtgagggttttttttaaagaaaggaatgaggtactTGCAGcgagatagcagccacaggacacctcagtctttcagagaaagagaatttattgctcccttatcagaagaaactaacTTCTTCCTGCCCATCTGTAAACATCTGTTTCGTGACACTAATTACATCTCCTTTTCCTCTATTACATTTTAACACATGTTTTCTAAAATACTGATGAAGTTACAACTGTTAGCACCAATCACACTCATTTATTACATACATAAATGtgtgtgaaaaatgcatattttatgattggctttttttattaaaatgaatattacatgtgttttgttaaaaagtcattctgtgttaattttctcaaatatgGTTTTAGGTAATAACATAATGTTGAAATAGAAGCTATgtatgtgaggtttttttttaaagaaaggaatgaggtactTGCAGcgagatagcagccacaggacacctcagtctttcagagaaagagaatttattgctcccttatcagaagaaattaacttcttCCCGCCTCACTCAGCCCTGAGGGCAccgtcaggattcagaggaagaagctgacactgcccagccagAATCCTGTGTTTGGATGGAATTTCTGCATCATGTgtgaggtgtatgaatatgcaacaggctgttgcttttaagggttaatcctctgttaacatGGGTCCTTTTTCAGGCtcattttgcccagaaaaggcacCAGGACTGTCAGTAACTCTTTGTTCTCATCGTCTCGTATTGTCCTAATCCCAAttgttcacatttttattactctaattatagTACTATGTTTAGTAgtataaccattttattactattaaacttttaaaatcttaaaaacaagtgattggcatttttcacagtaatataattagagtaagATAACAAGATGGCTTGTATCTCTAGGTAGAATAAAAGCATAGCAGACCTTTGCCACTAGAACAGATGGAATTATATGCATGAATAGATAAAACTATTTTCATGAATAGATAAACTTACATACATAGTTTTTTAGGTAAGAACTGACACTCCTTTCGTACTACTTTTGCACATTAGAATCAAGTTCAGATTGGTTTGCAAGGAACGTTTTAGAATCGTGTTTTTAGCTGACTGGATGtttttatgaataaaaacaaCTTGTATTGAGGTGTTTGGCAtgaagggaagaagaagaaccacagcaagaagaagaaacaagaagaagaagaagaaaaacacgAGCAAGAACAAgaagaacaggaagaaagaagatgAAACAAAGACTGCCTTCTTGCTGCTgcatctccttctccttcatcatcatcatcatcatcgcCAAGAAGAAAGcagcctgctgcctctgccctgctcagaacATCCCTGGACTCTGTGCCAGGGaacaactgctgctgctgctgttcctgcactgAACCTGGGACTCCATGCCAGAGAGCAgccttgcagccctgcagccttgcagcctggcagccctgcagccttgcagcctggcagccctgcagcttttGCTGTTTGTTGCATTCATGCAATGAACAACTTCATGGCCACAGACAGCTGCTCCTGTCTCTTTGAGAAGCCAAGGTCCAACTACAGCTCCAGAggttttaattataaaattgtAATTGTTTGCAGCTAATCATTGCAagttttaaactgcttttagGTATGACAAAATTTGTTATTGCTTGTAAAAGAAGCAAGGCTTTCTCAAGGTGTGAGCGGGTTTGTGTAAGGTGTATTTTAATATATGCTTGATATTGCAAAATGTACATCCAAGATAGCAtaagcagagaaacaaaaaccataaGAAGTGAACTACCAAGCTCAAAGTAGCATCAGAAGACCATCAGAAGACCACCCAAGACTGCCAGCATCTGCAAATTACTGAATTGTGCAAACGCTGCAAAAATCTGAAGTGAGGTTGTGGTTAAAGAGCTCAGAATAAATCTGTGCAGTGATCTAAGGAAGAAACACCACTGTAATACTATAAAAGACTGCAGATTAAGAAGTAGGTGTGTACTGGCTTTGTCAAGCACCAGGCACCTGCATTTTTTGCTGCATGTATTATCCCTCATAATCATTAATTAATCCCTTATTATCATTTATTAAactttaaagttttaaaaagtgagCTTTGTTTCTCGGAGTGCAcgcccagcacagccctcaggaGAACCCAAACCCCATCGTGCAGGACAGGCAGCTCTCTGCCCAGGCCTGGCATCCTCCCCACCAGATCACAAATCCCAGGACACCTGAGGCCCTTGGAGAGCCTTGGGCACCAGGAGCTGTTTTTAGCAGAAGCACCTTTCTCTGGCTGAGTGGACATGTTGGAGTAACCAGCTAGTCCTTCATGGTCCCCAGATATGGCTTTTGGAAAACAGGGATatgggcagaggcagaggggcaggtAAGGGAGATCCTTTGGAACAGGGAAGCTCAAAATGAGCTAAACCacactgcagctggaggaaatgAAGGAGAGTATTTCCTGTGAAGGGAACGCTGAGCTGCACGTGAGGTTTGACCACGTGTGTGTGGGGGGACACAGGATTCAACTCCTGCTTTGACTCCACGCCTTACAGCCATGGCAATCCGAGGAATTCCAGCCTGAGGAATTCCATATGAACCAAGAGGGGGCTCGAATGAAATCTCTGCAGGATGGGGAGTGAGCAGGATGTGTGCATGCCACCTCACTGCCATCTCAGGGACGTGGAGGGACActcctgtggctgcacagctgGAGTGGAAGTCAGAGGAATGACAGGTTTGTCTTTACAGACAAGCCATGGGTCTGCTGGCACTGAGAGACAAAAGAGacaatgggaaggattccactgattgatgGATGGAAAAAGATGTTTGCCTTTAGAAACAGACTGTAGGTTGGCTGACAAATGAAATTGGACattaaaagatgaaagaaacagtggggaagaaaaatccctaaattccataagaattaaaaatcaaaaggaagGGTTATGCGTTAGAGGGAAATCTCTGGTATCAGGTGTTCTGGGAAGTATGAAACTCTCAAGTAacctcagaaatggggaaagagagagggaaatgtggctgggaaattgggaggaaaaggaggctgagtCCTCCAAAAATGTGAGAGATGccaggggaatgccccatggcctctccctttattggaataaagtaaaaggactcctctgtctcctttttggacataaacctctgatGTTTGTGGGTTAATTTTCCTGAGAGAAGGATACAGGCTAActgggaaggcaggcagggggGATGAGGAGGGGGTGCCACGCTTTAAAGTGGTGATCAGGTGGAGTCAGGTGGATCAAGGTGGATCAAGATCACTGACTGGcgtgcaggagagcagccctcagcctctccagggaTCTGCTTGGCCAGGCATCCTGGGATAAACCCCTGGAGGGAACAGGGACACAAGGATTCTGGATAATATTCACGGATCAACTCCTCCAAGCTCAGGAGTGATGCATCCCAAGAAAGAGggcatcaggaaaaaaacaccaggaGGCCTGTGTGGATGAGCAAGGAGCTCCTGAAcaggcacagacacacaaaGGAAATTTGCAGAGGGTGAAAGCAAGGACAGGCATCCTGGGATGGGaacagagaagctgaggctgcccctggatccctggaactgcccaaggccaggttggacactggggcttggagcagcctgggacagtgggaggtgtccctgccatggcagggagtgggaatgagatgggctttagggtcccttTTAACCCAACCCATTTTCTGATGAACCCATGATCTGTAAGCTTGTTAACAGACCCCCAGTGCCCAGTGAGGCTGTGTCCCAAATgtttggcacagctggcacagatTCCCTGCTGAGAACAAGGGATGCAGCTGACAGAGCCACGACTGGCATCCCAATTTCCTTAAACATGAAACTGGGTCTTCACAGCTGGATCAAGAAAGGTGAAAGTACTGCTGCACACAGCATCATCACTGGAATGAGCATCTCAGAGCCTTTCCTGTCTCgttgttttatttcagtcctACCTTGGATGCATCCAGGTCCGTGTGATGCCTCATTGTCCGTGGGTCGTAGCCATTGTGCCTGGCTTTAATGACAGGGTCAAAAATCTCAGCAAACACCTGTGGAGGCAAGAGAATGTAGAGAGAGTCTGCAGCATCACAGAAACACAtcctcacagcagctccaggcagaggtTCCTGTCTGCAGTTACCACAGAGAGAGACTcgacagccaggctggggtttggggtgtaTTGCCaacccccagagcccccccagcCTCTTGCCTCTTGGCTCTAAGCCATGCAGGAGCACCCTGAGTCttccctgctgtggggacagccctggctaGAGCCACTGGGCTCAGgtgtgccccagcacagcccctgcaagGAAGCAGCAGTGGCACATCTGCACAGGCGCCCCAAGCCCAGGGAGCCTGGAGGGGCAGATGTCCCAGGCCACCCTcacggggacactggggaggctgcagaggaacaggcagcactgcaggtgcaCGAAGGAAGCAGACCATAGCATCAATAACAATGAggttcttcttttgttttccacttcTCATTGCAGAGCTAAATGACCTGCCCACCCTGATGCTGCTTGTCTTCGGTTTTCCTCATGGTCAAAAAGCTGTGGCTCAGTGATGTCTGGCACTGCCCAGAAGACATTTCTGCttgcttctgcctctgctgcttcaCAATGTGATTTCcacattaaattaatttggtGAGTCTCGGAGTTGGGCAGTTTTCCCATAAATTTGGTTTAGGAGGAAGGAGgacagctgctggaggcaggcagcagctgccgcCAAGCAGGTACATTTTACCACCTTCACCTGTGGTAATACCACATGCTCctgtgtggttgtgatattttatgaaaatccctttgttaggattttcttctcctgagaaactgaagagtctcagcttcaagtgtgaacaatttgttatttgctgctgtggaatgaaGCAGGTGCTTTCTCAATTAGTTAATGTGGGATGTTTTTATGTAGTGGCtaatccaggaggcagcagctctcggactctctggagtcacagaactttgttattcattcttttctattcctgtctcgccttatgatgattcttttctttgtagtatagttatagtgtggtctttttaatgtaatatatatcatattataataaaccagccttctgaaatggagttaagatctctccttcgcttcaccaagtcctaactgcccagaagacccatgGTAATAATCCTGCTTTTCCTACTGCAGGAAAGTAGGGAGAAGTAGGGAAAACCAGCTTGCCCCCCGTGTGCCCTCAGGGACACAACTTGTCCTAGGAGCATCCTCCCTCCTGGTAATCATCTGATGGGAGCGACACCCTGAGCACAGACCCGTGGCATCCTCTCACCTCGTAGGATTCTTCATCCCCAGCCACCATGCCCACCGTCTTGATGAAGGGGTGGCCAGGGTTGTCCACCCCGGTCTGGATGCACTGGTCCAGGGTGTACCCGTTGGGGGTCATCTTGTCCCTGAGGCGGGAGTAGATGCCCGGGGTCAGGCACTCAGCCATGCAGTTGTTGTGCTTGCGCAGGTCGGGGTAGTCAGCGCTGCAGGGAGAGAACCCAAGGCATTACTGAGTCCCCCGGACACTCACCCCGGACAGTTTGTCGAGCTAAAAGTGTGATTATTCTTGGTTGATGTGCTGCATTGGGTTTTAGGAGGGAAGGAAGGTGCTGGTGCTGAACGCACCCCGCGTTGCGCTGCGCTTTGTGCTGTGGGGCCGAAATGGGGCCCAAAGGGATCTGAAAGGGCACTGAGCCCCACTGAGACATCCCAGCCCGGCAGGAAAGAGCCCCAGCACTGATTTGTTCAGCTAGACAGAGATTTAAGTTTAGGTGAAGAGGTGATCTGCAGTAGGCAGCCCCGGGTGCTCTCACAGCCTCGTGGAGATCAGAGGGACTGTGTGAcctgccagctgggcagtgccTCTACTGAAATACCAGGGTTTGCTTTAATTTGCCATTACCatttgcagaaagcagcagggtgAATGAAGCCCGGGAAAATAAAGATGTTAGGCTTTAGCAAGGGATTTTTCAGCTCTGTCAGTCCCCAGCTATCTTGTACTGGTAGTGATTTGCTTTATGTACAACTGTGGTGTTTCTTTAGGAATATATTTTAGCTAGGATTGTATAAATTACTTAAATAACAAAACAAGTCTGTCAGAGCGTGATCCACTTTACCTTTGGCAAACTCAATATACAGAGAAAAAGGCCTGTAATTAATTTCTGACCATCAGCCAGTCAGTTTGTAACAGAATCAGGAGTATTTTCAGTACAGCAGTAATACAAGACATTATTACTGCTTGcatagagaaaatatttccacattTCCCTGTAGCAGAGTCCATACAATCAGCAGGTCCAATAGGTGGACCTGCAAAGCTGTTGGTTGGTGATGAGTTAAATATAATGACATAGGACTTAACTCGAGGCAGATATTGGGCTTGTTGTCATTCAGCAGTGTTGGTTTTGGCTAGTTCGGGGGCATTTTTTGAGAGATGATATTATCTCATGGATAtcttaggattttagcttttgtatttttcaaatcctgtgctgctttagggTATGACTCTGAACTCCATACACAGTGTTAGTTGCTGTCTTCACATTTGGGTCAGACAACACAATCCCTCTGGAAACTCAAGGACACCCTACAGCCTCAGGCCCTGaaagtataaacaaaagtgagttgggGGGGGAGCAAAGTGGGagtaaatgacttcattacctgaagctggaattggagGATTAACCCCCGAAATGCAAATGGGCCAAACTTATAATTGTGTGAAAAACTCATGACCActgtccatcttgggtgtagcctctgGGAGGCTTCTGAGATGTACCTATTGAAGGCCTTTAAGAAATACCCACTTTATTCTCTCAATCTtacccagcctctgctccaggcagccacTCCAAGGCATCAAGAGAGCATCccttgctggagctgcctggacCCGGATGCGTTGGCAGAGGCGCTGCTTCCATGCCCCACATCCCAAGGCTGGCGCTGCTGCCGTGGCACCACCTCCCTCCCCGCCCTGCCCTGTGCTTACCTGGGGGGGAAgagcttcctcttctcctgcacGGCAGCACTGACGGAGttgtgctggcccagcaggtAGCCCGTGGCCAGCACCCCCGTGCCCGCAGCGGCGAAGAGCGCGGGGGCCGCGCGCCCGGCCAGGAGACGGCAGAAGGTGCCAGCCATTCCTCTCTGcaaggagcacaggcagggtcAGCTCGGCTCTCTGAAAGGGCTCTCTGGCTGTTGGGTGGGCGTCTGAAAGTTGTTTTAGTGTGGTGTGGTTTGTAATCGCCTCCTATCTGCTCTTGGCGGGGCGTGATTCGTTATATCCCGCGCGGGTTGTGTTCTCGTGTGATAAATTGTGGTGGAGGGTCCCTCAAAATGTCAAAATAGAGACTAGGTGCTGTCTATTATGGCATTAACTGTTGCAGAAGTGGTTAATGCCTTTATTTGTGTAACTGACACTGGTTCACACAACTGGATAATTGTGTGAAATAGCTAATGTTGATTTAA contains:
- the CKMT2 gene encoding creatine kinase S-type, mitochondrial, whose amino-acid sequence is MAGTFCRLLAGRAAPALFAAAGTGVLATGYLLGQHNSVSAAVQEKRKLFPPSADYPDLRKHNNCMAECLTPGIYSRLRDKMTPNGYTLDQCIQTGVDNPGHPFIKTVGMVAGDEESYEVFAEIFDPVIKARHNGYDPRTMRHHTDLDASKITHGQFDERYVLSSRVRTGRSIRGLSLPPACTRAERREVENVVVTALSGLRGDLSGKYYSLTSMTEREQQQLIDDHFLFDKPVSPLLTCAGMARDWPDARGIWHNNEKTFLIWINEEDHTRVISMEKGGNMKRVFERFCRGLKEVERLIKERGWEFMWNERLGYVLTCPSNLGTGLRAGVHVKLPRLSKDPRFSKILENLRLQKRGTGGVDTAAVADIYDISNLDRLGRSEVELVQIVIDGVNYLVDCEKKLERGQDIKVPPPLPQFGRR